The genome window GCGCCTGCTCGAGGAGGACCAGCGCGAGGATACCGGCAAGCGCGAGGCGAAGTCGTGGACGGGGACGGAGACGTTCACGCCGCAGGGAACCTCCGCCAGCGGCAAGGGGGCGTCGAAGTTCACTCCGCCCACCTGGAACGAACTGCGCGGCCTGACGCCCGAGGAGCGGCGCCTGGTGCTGGAGTACTTCAAGCGGATCAATGCGAAACCTTGAGGGCGGAAGACGGGAAGACGGGAAGACGGGAGGACGAGTGAGGGTGGCGTGCACGCCCTGTCGTCATCTCGTCTTCTCGCTCCTGCTGCTGTTCTCGTGTCCGCTCGTGGGGCGCGCGCAGGCGGGGAATGCGCCCGCGCCGTCGCCGTTGGTGCGGGCGCTCGATCTCGAAGGGGCGGGGAAGTGTCGCGAGGCGATCCCGCTCTATCGGCAGGCGCTGGAAGGGACGGAGGATCCGGTCGGCACCGTGCTGGGGCTGGAGCGTTGCTACGCGATGATCGGGGGGAGCGAGGCGATTCTCCCACTCGTCGATTCGCTCCTTGCGCGCCGGCCGCGTGACCCGATGCTGCGCACCGTGCAGCTGCGCACGCTGATCGGGGTGCGACGGGAACGGGAGGCGGAGGGGGCATTCGACCAGTGGATCGCGGTATCGCCGCGCGACGCGGCGCCGTTTCGCGAGTACGCGCGCCTCCTGCTCGATGCCGGGCGAGCCGCCGCGGCCGATACGGTGCTTCGTGGTGCGGTGCAGGTGCTAGGCGGGACGCGAGACCTGGCGGCCGAGTTTGCGCAGATGCAGGCGGCGCTTGGGCTCTGGCTGCCGTCGGCGAGGAGCTGGCGGGAGGCGAGCCAGACGATGCCGTACATGGAACAGGCGGCGGTCTTCTCCATGCTGCCGACCCCGGACTCGCTGCGTGACAGCGTGCGCGCCGTCTTTGCCGCGGTCCCGGTGACGCTGGCGCCGCGGCGCATCCTGGCGTCGCTGGAGACGCGCTGGCGCTCGGCGCGCGAGGGGTGGGTCGTGCTGTCGGCGCTGGCGCCGACCGATTCGGTGGTGCAGGCGTGGATCGATTTCGCGGCGGAGGCCGAGGGGAACGAGGCGTGGCTGACGGCGCGCGATGCGTACGTGGCGGCGGCCGCGAGACGTCCGGCGGAATCGGCGCTGGCGGTCCGGGCGGCGACGGCGGCACTCAACGGCGGGGAGCCGTCGTCCGCGCTCGCGATTCTGGAGCCTCGGCTCGCGTCGGTCGATTCGAGCGAGACGGGGGCGGTGGCGGTGCTGCAGGTGCGCGCCCTGGCCGCCCTCGGGCGCGCACCGGCCATCGAGCAGGTCATCGCCACCCGCAGCGCGCAGTTGGGGCCGGAAGGCGTTCGCCAGGCGCAACGCGCGCTGGCGTGGGCGTGGATCCGGAGTGGGCAGCTGCCCAAGGCGCGCGCCGCCCTGGTGGCGGGAGGGGGCGGGACGGAGGAGGACGAACGGGTGGAGGCGTGGTTGGCGCTGTACGAAGGGGACCTCAAGACGGCGCGTGGCGGATTGCGGCGCACCGACGAGACGTCGCGGGACGTGGTGACGGCGATGGCCCTGCTGTCGCGCACGCGCGTGGAGCGGGCGCCGGCCGTGGGCGAGGCCTTCCTCGCCCTCGCGAAGGGCGACACGGCAGCGGCGGCGCGACAGTTCGAGGCGACGGCCGAAGGGTTGGCCGACGCCAGGCCGTTCGTGTTGCTCCTGGCGGCGAGACTGTCGCTCGCGGCGCGGGATTCGACGCACGCCGCGGCGCTCTGGCAGCAGTTGGTGGACGGCTTCGCCGATGCCCCGGAGGCAGCGGAGGCCGAGCTCGACTGGGCTCGCCTGCTGCGCCGCCGTGGTGATGGGGCGGGGGCGATTGCCCACCTGGAGCACCTGATCCTGACTTACCCGCAGAGCGCGCTGGTACCGCAGGCGCGGCGTGAACTCGAGCTGGCGCGCGGGACGGTGCCGCCGTCGCGCGGGTAGCGTGGTGTGCGCGCGATGAAAATGTCGTCGATCTCGGCTGAGAGATACGGGGGGCCCCCCCCGAAACAGAATCTCGCATCCTCCTCACGTTCCTCCGTCATCATTTCCTTGCCGTCGTCATCCTTTTCGCTGCGCCGCCGTCCACCCGCGCCCTCAGGCGAGCACCGCCGCTCGCTCGGTCGCCCCGTTCCGCGACGCGTCCCATCCGCCCTCCCGCGCCTCGTCGCGCGTGCGTTCCTGCTCCTCGCGGTCGCCCTCACGCCGGCGATCGCGCGCGCGCAACACGTGCTCGTCCCCATGGACGACGACCAGGGCAATCACCTCAAGGCCTACGGGCTCACCTTCAACGCGCTGCGCGACGGCAACAAGGCGGAGTGGTTCATCAACTACCGCGGCGGGGCGTTCCTCCTGCCTGACCTGTCCGAGCTGAAGAAGCGCGCCACGCTCGACGGCGTGACCTTCGAGGTCATCGACAACGGACGACTCGCCGCCATCCGCGCCGAGATTGCGTCGGGCAACATGGACGCCATCTCGCTCGAGCGCGCCCCGAAGGTCGCCATCTACAAGCCGGCCAAGTCGCCCCCCTGGGATGACGCCGTGACGCTCGCGCTGCAATACGCGGGGATCGAGTTTTCCTCCGTGTACGACGAGGAAGTCGTGGCCGGAGACCTCTCCAAGTACGACTGGTTGCACCTGCACCACGAGGACTTCACGGGACAGCAGAACAAGCTCTATCTCGGCTTCCGTGACACCCCGTGGTTCATCGAGCAGCGGGAGCGCGCCCTCGCCAGCGCCCGCAAGCTGGGCTTTGCCAACATCCCGGCCATGAAGAAGCAGGTCGCCGAGCGGATGCGGCAGTTCGTGGAGCGCGGCGGCTTCCTCTTCGCCATGTGCGGCGCGACCGAGACGCTCTCGCTCGCCATCGCCGCGCACCAGACCGACATCGCCGGGAGCTTTGCCGACGGCACGCCGGTCGACGAGGCCGCCGACAGCAAGCTCGATTGGGATCGGTCGTTCGCCTTCAAGGACGTGCACCTCGAGCCGTCGCCGTTCGTGAATTCGATGAGCGACATCGATGGGCATCAGGTCAATGTCCCGGGGCGACGCCAGCCGCTGGGGCAGTTCTCGCTCTTCCAGTTCTCGGCCAAGTTCGACCCGGTTTCGTCGATGCTCGTGCAGAACCACCGCACCGTCATCCCCGACTACTACGGCGTGACCACGTCGTTCACCAAGGGGACGATCAAGCAGGGGGTGACCTTGCTCGCGCAGGAGGAGGGGGCCCCGTGGGCCAAGTACATCCACGGCGACTACGGCAAGGGGTCGTGGACCTACCTTGGCGGGCACGATCCGGAGGATCCGCAGCACAACATCGGCGCGGCGCCGACCGACCTCTCGCTGCACCCAACGTCGCCGGGGTATCGGCTCATTCTCAACAACGTGCTGTTTCCGGCGGCGAAGAAGAAGCCGTTGAAGACCTAGAGGACGGGAAGACGGGAAGACGGGAAGACGAGTGAGGGCGCGAGGGGCATCGTGCTCGGCGTCGTGCGGGTGCGTAAATTGAGGCATGCCCGCCGCCGACGCTTCCGCTCGTATCGCGCCTAACGCGGCCGCGGCCGTGCGGGCGGCGATCCGGCTGGCGGGGGGACGCGAGGTCTGCTTCGTCTGCAAGGTCGACGAACGCGAGGTGATCGTGGGAGCGCGCGTGGTGGCGCGCGGCGACGTGAAGTCGGTGCTGGC of Gemmatimonadota bacterium contains these proteins:
- a CDS encoding asparagine synthetase B, giving the protein MLLAVALTPAIARAQHVLVPMDDDQGNHLKAYGLTFNALRDGNKAEWFINYRGGAFLLPDLSELKKRATLDGVTFEVIDNGRLAAIRAEIASGNMDAISLERAPKVAIYKPAKSPPWDDAVTLALQYAGIEFSSVYDEEVVAGDLSKYDWLHLHHEDFTGQQNKLYLGFRDTPWFIEQRERALASARKLGFANIPAMKKQVAERMRQFVERGGFLFAMCGATETLSLAIAAHQTDIAGSFADGTPVDEAADSKLDWDRSFAFKDVHLEPSPFVNSMSDIDGHQVNVPGRRQPLGQFSLFQFSAKFDPVSSMLVQNHRTVIPDYYGVTTSFTKGTIKQGVTLLAQEEGAPWAKYIHGDYGKGSWTYLGGHDPEDPQHNIGAAPTDLSLHPTSPGYRLILNNVLFPAAKKKPLKT